The Streptomyces sp. NBC_01197 genome window below encodes:
- a CDS encoding HK97 gp10 family phage protein, protein MASPRNPHPNAHRSAGSYSNAPQIAALLNARAAAALPAVASVVQHYAMLLETAIKANASGRPGPKAPTGDYRRSWTHEFSTSGLNVEAIVGTNKPQSRRLEYGFVGADSLGRIYNQPPYPHVGPAVEQVRPAFLAAVGAAVGD, encoded by the coding sequence ATGGCATCCCCGCGTAACCCGCACCCGAACGCGCACCGGTCGGCGGGTTCGTACAGCAACGCGCCTCAGATTGCCGCCTTGTTGAATGCCCGTGCGGCAGCCGCGCTCCCTGCGGTGGCCAGCGTCGTGCAGCACTACGCCATGCTGCTGGAGACGGCCATCAAGGCCAACGCGAGCGGTCGGCCAGGGCCGAAGGCGCCGACGGGTGACTACCGTCGTTCGTGGACCCACGAGTTCTCCACCAGTGGGCTCAACGTTGAGGCGATCGTCGGGACCAACAAGCCGCAGAGCAGGCGCCTGGAGTACGGCTTCGTCGGGGCCGACAGCCTCGGACGGATCTACAACCAGCCGCCGTACCCACATGTGGGGCCCGCTGTCGAGCAGGTCCGTCCAGCCTTCCTGGCCGCGGTCGGAGCGGCGGTGGGTGACTGA
- a CDS encoding DUF6093 family protein, whose amino-acid sequence MTTAFDPEEVRKELEAKLLLDTVRVTRPTGTPALDPDTGLLGGVPADLVYEGPGAMLSGHGQVTAEGIVGKQWLDDTVSWYRLLTPLSAPVPARYDQVEVIVAHSGNAATGGRVWQVLDPAEASTVELVRVTRLDEITPPS is encoded by the coding sequence GTGACCACGGCGTTCGATCCGGAGGAAGTGCGCAAGGAGCTGGAAGCCAAGCTCCTGCTCGACACGGTGCGAGTCACCCGACCAACGGGCACGCCGGCACTCGACCCTGACACAGGGCTCCTCGGAGGAGTACCCGCAGACCTGGTCTACGAGGGTCCAGGTGCCATGCTGTCGGGGCACGGCCAGGTGACTGCTGAGGGGATCGTCGGCAAGCAGTGGCTTGACGACACGGTCTCCTGGTACCGGCTGCTGACACCGCTCAGTGCGCCTGTGCCAGCCCGGTACGACCAGGTTGAGGTGATCGTGGCGCACTCGGGCAACGCGGCAACAGGTGGGCGGGTCTGGCAGGTCCTCGACCCGGCCGAAGCGTCAACCGTGGAGCTGGTGCGCGTGACGAGACTGGACGAGATCACGCCGCCGTCCTGA
- a CDS encoding nucleotide sugar dehydrogenase codes for MHIVIAGQGYVGLPLAVRAAEVGHRVVGYDVDPHRVRQLAAGESYVEDVASARLRAVLDTGAYRVTDDADALPAFDLAVITVPTPLRDGVPDLTYVEACAHTLGEHLRSGATVILESTTYPGTTEELLLPILEKTSGLTAGADFHLGFSPERIDPGNRLWPFEKTPKVVSGIDAASLDAVKGFYDSMVETTVPVSGTRVAELTKLIENTFRHVNIALVNEMAMLARPLGVNLWDAIDAAASKPFGFMRFTPGPGVGGHCLPIDPSFFSWKVERAAGVPFRFVELANDVNAHMPDYVVRRLMEAFNTRRMAVSGSRVLLLGLAYKPNTSDARESPSGRVAELLLNLGAEVRGADPHVVDDIRTDRRLTRVVATAEEIAASDAVVLLTDHTGFDYETVLEHAPYVLDCRNRLSGANVDVL; via the coding sequence ATGCATATTGTTATCGCTGGTCAGGGCTATGTGGGACTGCCGCTGGCCGTACGCGCCGCAGAGGTGGGCCACCGTGTCGTCGGCTACGACGTGGACCCGCATCGCGTCCGTCAGCTTGCCGCTGGTGAGTCGTACGTGGAGGACGTGGCATCGGCGCGGCTCCGCGCCGTGCTGGATACCGGGGCCTACCGCGTGACCGACGATGCCGACGCGCTGCCCGCGTTCGACCTCGCGGTTATCACCGTGCCGACCCCGCTGCGGGACGGGGTGCCCGACCTGACCTACGTCGAGGCCTGTGCCCACACGCTCGGCGAGCACCTGCGCTCCGGCGCGACTGTGATCTTGGAGTCCACGACCTACCCCGGTACTACCGAGGAACTGTTGCTGCCGATCTTGGAGAAGACGTCCGGGCTGACTGCCGGTGCGGACTTCCACCTCGGCTTCAGCCCCGAGCGCATCGACCCGGGAAACAGGTTGTGGCCGTTCGAGAAGACACCCAAGGTGGTCTCCGGCATCGATGCCGCATCGCTTGACGCGGTCAAGGGCTTCTACGACAGCATGGTGGAAACCACGGTCCCGGTCTCCGGAACGCGAGTGGCCGAGCTGACCAAGCTGATCGAGAACACGTTCCGACACGTCAACATCGCGCTGGTCAACGAGATGGCGATGCTCGCCAGGCCGCTCGGCGTGAACCTATGGGATGCGATCGACGCCGCCGCATCCAAGCCCTTCGGCTTCATGCGCTTCACCCCCGGTCCCGGCGTCGGAGGACACTGCCTTCCGATCGACCCATCGTTCTTCTCGTGGAAGGTGGAACGCGCGGCCGGGGTCCCGTTCCGGTTCGTGGAACTCGCCAACGACGTGAACGCCCACATGCCTGACTACGTGGTTCGGCGGCTCATGGAGGCGTTCAACACGCGCCGTATGGCTGTCAGCGGATCTCGTGTATTACTGCTTGGGCTGGCCTACAAGCCCAACACCTCCGACGCACGCGAGTCGCCGTCGGGGCGGGTCGCTGAGCTATTGCTCAACCTCGGCGCCGAGGTGCGTGGCGCGGACCCGCACGTCGTAGACGACATCCGCACCGACAGACGCCTGACCCGGGTAGTAGCGACCGCGGAGGAGATCGCGGCATCCGACGCCGTCGTCCTGCTCACGGACCACACGGGATTCGACTACGAGACGGTCCTTGAGCACGCGCCGTACGTGCTCGACTGCCGCAACCGACTCTCCGGCGCCAACGTCGATGTGCTGTAA
- a CDS encoding glycosyltransferase family 2 protein has translation MPLVSVVMPVYNSAATLGPAIRSVLTQTHSDLELLITDDQSSDGSMDLLMEFAQQDKRVLPELAPERGGAGRARNLAIERARGDYIAFLDSDDMWLPEKAERQIAFAAAGSAPLTFTSYFKMDADYDGESTDFIPNGRVVRAREHVDYRAMLVQDHIGALTAMYDRNVLGTRLMPEMRKRQDYALWLSIMRDGAHARGLSEPLAVYRAHQAGSLSSNKLSLVPYNWELYREHEGLSVPRATRALAGAVYQSLRNSRI, from the coding sequence GTGCCCCTGGTGTCTGTCGTGATGCCCGTGTACAACTCGGCAGCCACTCTCGGCCCAGCAATCCGGTCGGTGCTCACGCAGACCCACAGCGACCTGGAGCTGCTGATCACCGACGACCAGTCGTCCGATGGCTCCATGGACCTGCTCATGGAGTTCGCCCAGCAGGACAAGCGCGTCCTGCCGGAACTGGCACCCGAACGGGGCGGTGCCGGCCGGGCACGCAACCTCGCCATCGAACGGGCCCGGGGGGACTACATCGCCTTCCTCGACAGCGACGACATGTGGCTACCGGAGAAGGCCGAGCGGCAAATCGCATTCGCGGCTGCTGGTAGTGCGCCCCTGACGTTCACCAGCTATTTCAAGATGGACGCCGATTACGACGGCGAGAGCACCGACTTCATCCCGAACGGGCGTGTAGTCCGCGCGCGTGAACACGTGGACTACCGCGCGATGCTGGTCCAGGACCACATCGGGGCCCTGACCGCCATGTACGACCGCAACGTCCTGGGCACGAGGCTGATGCCGGAGATGCGGAAGCGACAGGACTACGCCCTGTGGCTGTCGATCATGCGCGATGGCGCTCATGCCCGGGGTCTGTCCGAGCCGCTCGCCGTGTACAGGGCCCACCAGGCGGGATCACTGTCCTCCAACAAGCTGTCGCTCGTCCCGTACAACTGGGAGCTGTACCGCGAGCACGAGGGACTGTCGGTTCCGCGGGCGACGCGGGCGCTGGCCGGCGCGGTGTACCAGTCGCT
- a CDS encoding ABC-three component system middle component 2, with translation MNPLNSPLEIGVRALVLLAESHPQPLDLAQLAVLDHAVLHSGDHDGPPSLHPSLPGHSGELGMKRTVLEQALLVLIRAGLAGAEADETGLVYRATDRGPAFVDILETPYVGRLRERAKWAVHQWAPGIDVREATAELVNGSLFASTPGEGHRE, from the coding sequence ATGAATCCGCTCAACAGTCCACTGGAGATCGGGGTGCGGGCGCTGGTGCTGCTGGCCGAGAGCCATCCCCAGCCGCTCGACCTGGCGCAGCTGGCCGTCCTCGACCACGCCGTCCTGCATAGCGGCGACCACGACGGCCCGCCCTCCCTCCACCCCTCGCTGCCCGGGCACTCCGGAGAGCTGGGCATGAAGCGCACCGTGCTGGAGCAGGCGCTCCTCGTACTCATCCGTGCCGGGCTCGCCGGCGCCGAAGCCGACGAAACGGGTCTTGTCTACCGGGCGACCGACCGTGGGCCCGCATTCGTCGACATCCTCGAAACCCCCTATGTGGGGCGGCTGCGTGAGCGTGCCAAGTGGGCCGTGCACCAATGGGCCCCTGGCATCGACGTACGCGAGGCCACTGCGGAGCTCGTGAACGGCTCCCTGTTCGCATCCACGCCCGGCGAGGGCCACCGTGAGTGA
- a CDS encoding DUF6093 family protein: protein MSAPTEGLTLGAVSAIVEKKILTNKIRIYRPGEPVFNPATGQYEPGPPVTIYEGPGAIFPTGGPSVVLHLAGQAYIDDTPSRYRLLTPLSAPVASREDTVAVVEAEDESAIGRTWRVIDIGETSTLSIVRTTWVDQNTQTTGA, encoded by the coding sequence ATGAGCGCGCCTACTGAAGGGCTGACTCTGGGGGCCGTCAGCGCGATCGTCGAGAAGAAGATCCTCACCAACAAAATCCGTATCTATCGGCCTGGCGAGCCGGTCTTCAACCCGGCCACGGGGCAGTACGAGCCCGGACCGCCCGTCACCATCTACGAAGGCCCGGGTGCGATCTTCCCCACCGGCGGCCCTTCCGTGGTCCTGCACCTCGCCGGACAGGCGTATATAGACGACACCCCGTCCCGCTATCGGCTGCTCACTCCGTTGTCGGCGCCGGTCGCCTCGCGCGAGGACACCGTGGCTGTCGTTGAGGCTGAAGACGAGTCGGCTATCGGCCGGACGTGGCGTGTGATTGATATCGGGGAGACCTCCACCCTGAGCATCGTCCGTACGACCTGGGTCGACCAGAACACCCAGACGACAGGAGCGTGA
- a CDS encoding ABC-three component system protein, producing MSDQTRAPQGGPAEPPLVLQRPAMQFPYMPSPKKIVFGYDPDEFEEFVKEWVPALEPDYERVERQGGTGDHGIDVAAYRSVQGLEGPWDNYQCKRYKSALNWSTAAGEIRKMFAGAVLGHFVRPIRYVFVAPAFARTLRDALAKPEQTRVKFLAELASTSDEVITRLTADQRQELTKLAEQTDFSMFSPIDMDQMLEQHKTTPYWTMRFPDEQRERPAIMTPPDEHDAEEARYVRQLVQVYAERWKSAANTLELVAQHPTASKHMRRQREAFYSAESLRRFARDAYPEGHFNAVMDDVCTVAVEVCDKRYELGWDRLQDVLEAAGGVALTQTVLTRFVRPLDRMGVCHHLANDYRLTWCEEGGAA from the coding sequence GTGTCGGACCAGACGCGTGCGCCACAAGGCGGTCCCGCTGAACCGCCGCTGGTACTCCAGCGCCCGGCGATGCAGTTCCCGTACATGCCGAGCCCCAAGAAGATCGTCTTCGGGTACGACCCGGACGAGTTCGAGGAGTTCGTCAAGGAATGGGTTCCAGCCCTCGAACCGGACTATGAACGCGTTGAGCGCCAAGGCGGCACCGGGGACCACGGCATCGACGTGGCCGCCTACCGCAGCGTGCAAGGACTGGAAGGGCCGTGGGACAACTACCAGTGCAAGCGCTACAAGAGCGCCTTGAACTGGAGTACAGCAGCCGGCGAGATCCGCAAGATGTTCGCCGGAGCGGTACTGGGGCATTTCGTTCGGCCCATCCGGTACGTGTTCGTCGCCCCCGCCTTCGCCCGCACCCTGCGCGATGCGCTGGCGAAGCCGGAACAGACCCGTGTGAAGTTCCTGGCGGAGCTGGCGTCAACGAGTGATGAGGTCATCACCCGGTTGACGGCCGATCAGCGCCAGGAATTGACCAAGCTGGCCGAGCAGACGGATTTTTCCATGTTCTCGCCGATCGACATGGACCAAATGCTGGAGCAGCACAAGACCACCCCGTACTGGACGATGCGGTTTCCCGACGAGCAGCGCGAACGCCCTGCGATCATGACGCCCCCGGACGAGCATGACGCGGAGGAGGCGCGTTACGTTCGGCAGCTGGTGCAGGTGTATGCAGAGCGATGGAAGTCGGCGGCGAACACGCTGGAGCTGGTCGCGCAGCACCCTACGGCCAGTAAGCACATGCGGCGCCAGCGCGAGGCGTTCTACAGCGCCGAATCCTTGCGGCGCTTCGCCCGGGACGCCTATCCCGAAGGACACTTCAATGCGGTCATGGACGACGTCTGCACCGTTGCGGTAGAGGTGTGCGACAAGCGTTACGAGCTCGGCTGGGACCGGTTGCAGGATGTGCTGGAAGCGGCTGGGGGCGTTGCGCTGACACAGACAGTTCTTACTCGTTTTGTGCGGCCCCTGGACCGTATGGGGGTATGCCATCACCTGGCGAACGATTACCGACTGACATGGTGTGAGGAAGGGGGAGCCGCATGA
- a CDS encoding sugar nucleotide-binding protein, which translates to MCCKRRHWRADLRATLLAALPPTPCNTPFERIDRTTLIIGGSGFLGAELVRQACAAGRPTAATYATRPGDTSHAVWNPLDLRDHDRLDAPADEVRPRLIVNTSSGGVDWAATAKGPTHLAMIAAKNRVRMVHVSTDAVFSGADINYNEAALPDPNTPYSAAKAAAETGILAAPC; encoded by the coding sequence ATGTGCTGTAAGCGACGCCACTGGAGAGCCGACCTCAGAGCGACCCTGCTCGCCGCACTACCGCCCACGCCCTGCAACACCCCCTTCGAGAGGATCGACAGGACCACTCTCATCATCGGCGGCAGTGGCTTTCTGGGGGCCGAACTGGTCAGGCAGGCGTGCGCGGCCGGCCGCCCTACAGCCGCGACGTATGCGACCAGGCCCGGCGACACCTCCCATGCCGTATGGAACCCGCTGGATTTGCGAGACCACGATCGCCTGGACGCCCCGGCAGACGAAGTTCGCCCACGTCTCATCGTGAACACATCGAGCGGCGGGGTCGACTGGGCGGCCACGGCAAAAGGCCCCACCCACCTGGCGATGATCGCGGCCAAGAACCGAGTCCGCATGGTCCATGTGTCCACCGACGCCGTCTTCTCCGGCGCTGACATCAACTACAACGAGGCCGCCCTCCCGGACCCCAACACCCCGTACAGCGCAGCCAAAGCAGCAGCCGAGACCGGCATCCTCGCGGCGCCGTGCTAG